gaaataaatcatctcccgccgaacgtggggaccaactcacgctgacagcggccaactggatacaaatccagcgcgctaccgactgagctacatccccgcccggtgGTAACAATTATGATGTCAAatatataataaaataaaataataatgaaTAGCATTTATAAAACGCACATCTTATCAGTTGAAAAACTCAATGCACTAACTCACGGATTCaccaaaagcaagaacaatcaAAGCATACACTACCATTTAGACCATTAACACAgaaaattaacaaaataaaacgAAATATGACAATTATTatcgcccccacccccacatacagccccccccccccacacacacacacatacactcaccaTCATCATACAAAAAAAGCCACtctaaacaaacaaagataGGTGACAGAGAACAGCAAAAATGTCCAAGCAGAcagtttcattttttcaatgaTAGAGCGAAACAAGTAGCTCTTTAGCTGAGTTTTAAACCCAGCCAAGGTAGGCTGATCTCTGAGATATAAATATACATATACCATGATATATACCATGTgatcaatgtgtgtgtttgtgtttgtgagtgtgtgtgtgtggtgtattaaCACATGCTATCTAATTTCTGTCGACAGGACCATCCAATATGCCGAAGAAAAAGAAGCGAGGGAGGGAAGATGAAGAAACcgactgggattgtttcaataacgatattgtcagtaccgcagGATTGTATGTTGCATGTCAAACTCGTCCTGGGGGCCTGAAAGATTTTTTCCAGCATGAAAATCAGGCATTTCCTCCATCGCTGTCATGTGAAGGAAAGCTGAGGTCGACAACAAAGTCTGCTCTTCTGGGGGTTTTGGAACCTCTTGTGCCACCCCCACCAACTGAGTTTCCTGAGACAGACACTGTCCTTGTTGGTGGAGCTGCAGTTGTCCACTTCCTGAAGCCCCGCACATGCAAAACCTTCACTTGCTATGCCTCAGAAGTCTTCCTTCCCTACATCAAGCAACTCCTGTAGAAAGCTTCTCGAATAGACATTGTCTGGGACAGGTACGCAAGTGACAGTCTCAAGAGTGGcatgagagaaaaaagaggAACAGGTCGACGGAAACGGGTAACAGGTGATGGGATCATGCCAGTTGACTGGAACAGCTTTCTCCGTGTCGACCAAAACAAACAGGAACTGTTCAGTTTCTTGGGGCAGAAGGTGATCGAACTTGACACAGACAAACTCGTCATTACAACCCAAGGCCCCATTGTTCTCTCCAACCGCCCACTTGATGCCCAGACAAAACTGTCACCCTGCAGTCATGAGGAAGCTGACACCAGATTGATTGTACACCTCTCCGATGCAGCTAATAATCACAGGCGGATCCTGATAAGAACGGTGGATACTGATGTTGTTGTGCTCGCCATTGCTGCTGCTGCCCGTCACCCTGGGCTTGAAGTGTGGATCGCTGTGGGAGTCGGCCAGAATTACCGGTACATCTCTGCACATGACATCGCCAGCATGTTGGGACCAGAAAAAGCCAGCTGTCTGCCACTGTTCCACAGCTTCAGCGGCTGTGATACGGTCTCGTCGTTCAGCAGCATTGGAAAGAAAACAGCATGGGATGTGTGGTACCTGTTTCCTGACATCAGCGAGGCCTTCCAGTCTCTGTCAGAAGCACCCACAGAGATCTCCGCATATGACAGAGCCTTGCTGGAGAGATATGTTGTACTTTTGTATGACAGAACAAGCAACTTTCCGGATGTCAACTCTGCGAGGGGACACCTGTTTGCAAAGGTTGGCAGCCAGATCGACAACATTCCTCCAACTAGCGAAGCCCTTTTGCAGCATGCAAGGAGAGCTGTTTATCAAGGAGGACATATCTGGGGTCAGGCTGAAGTCGCCACGCCTAGTCTTCCAAACCCTGGCGACTGGGGTTGGCAATTTGTCAATGGTGCTTGGCAACCATTCTGGACTGCCCTGGACGAGGCTTCGAAGACATGCCGTGAACTGTGGAAGTGTGGCTGCAAAAAGGGATGCAAGAGCATGCGGTGCCGGTGTCGTAAGGCTGTGTTGAAATGCACAGCACTTTGCAAGTGCACTTGTGTCCCTGCATGCTGAATGGATCTTGACTGGTTTTGGAAATGGACAGCACCTGTGTTATGAACTATAATTATATCAGGTGCATACCTGTTTGACCTTGAACTTTAATGCACAATAATGTGAAGATATATACATAGCAGGCCTGCTGATAATATAATACAGGTAATATGCTTACCAAATCCGGTATTCCCACTTCATGTTGGTGCTGAGAAATTAGCATTCCTAGAATTTCCTGCCGGCACCTCTcgtttgaccttgacatttgacctTGAATGTACAATGACATAAGTGAATTAACTATGGGTGTGAAAGCATTACCTTATGATACTATCTATCACATTTTATGATCCAAGTACATATGGTTATTGAGAAATTAGCATTTTACAGTCACTTACCAAAACGTGACACTGACTTTCTATTTGACCTTGATCTTTGACCTTGGATATATAACAACATGTGTTATATAGTTCGATGTTACAACACTACTTCATGAGAGTGCGTGTGCAAATTTTGATGTTTGTAGTGCATATGGTTCCTGAGATATTAGCATTTCTAGGGTCaaatggcggccattttgaattgtTCTAAAAATAGATACTGAAAGTAAGAAATTGCGATGGCCGTGTTTCTAAATTTCTTTAGGATCACTTACTCTATCACTCTGCCAAGTTTTATAAATGTAACACAAATTTGAAAGATTTTGACAAATAGAACCCCTACTATAAACAACACCTTGGGTTTCGCGCTTGTGATATCTGGGAGGGGAGGGTAGGGGGATCTGTGGAACAGCATCATATTTCTGGTTTCGtgtggtttgtttttgtcttggtCTTATTTATTTTCGAGTTCTGAGGCCTTTCTTTAGAGCAGCCTTGCTGGCAAATAGTTAATATAAAAAATGGTGTACGTTAATTCTGTGTTCTCTTGTATGTCGGCGATAAAAAGATAAGCATTACGAACACATTGTGTTTTATGCTCCGATATCGGGGAggacaggggagggggggagtcaATAATACAGCATCATATTCCTTCACACATAATTGTACTCCGGCAGATTGAAAATGAAGCGAAtatatgtgtagagcgattcccagaaaactactggaGAGATCCTTGTGACAATGTGCAAGTAAATGTTTACGAATAATATTCACCGATATTGTGAGGATAAATGACGTTATTTTctacttttttttgtaaatgcaaAAACATATTTGAATGAAGTTCATTGACATTTTTGactccggtgtcacgaactgaaaactttgctgaacaatccctctcaatgctttcaatgcgcatgcgccaatcttggacttaaaaatacgatcctttgaccgaacgaaccatgggttagggttagggttatgattagggttagggttagggttaggttgttcacgacctgattaatctccccatgttagcgcatgcgcattgaccgcattgagagggattgttcaggcagttttcagttcgtgacaccggaccagagactatagagtatacagagacgctccatacggtgctgaaaagtgagaccggaagcccagtggcgccaccacgcggaaacatgGAACCACCTACTTTCTCTTTCCACAGCAGTGGTGATATCGTGCTGCACAAGCATGGTCGCGCCAACGCGAAAACGCAGTGGGGCATGGTGTTcggccatcaattgctcaaacgcACATGCCAAAGGCTTGAGGATGTTCAAATTTCCCAAGGAAGAGAGTAGGTGAGGATTGTTTCTTCAatttttctctcgttaaatgttggaaaatcagtaaaagttgtagcgtcgaactgcgtgtagATCTATTCTACCGGAACAGTGAAAACACACAATGTACACACTACAGCCTCAAACCAGTCCAAGCTGTGCATGTTGGTACTAGTTTCACATGTATAAGATTTATTTCTCCTCTACTTTATCTCATTTCGGCATGCCAAGTCTGGAACTGATAGACTGATCTAGTGGCAATACGGTCGGTGATCGATTAGGGTAGACATAACCATCTCGTTTGATTGACACGGCCGTCGCGGAGTTATAGAGTAGATCTACAACGGCTTGCAGCTGCGAACGTTAGTATCATTTATCATGATTAATATTTTGATTGTAAATGACGGGCgtgaacatatatacaatgacataatgacatttgcacacaaatcaaatgaaataaatcatagttcatacacgaactaagacattacatttcaaataaaatataccgtaggcttacatgaactaagacataacaacactacgtagccgaaatgctttgtacaccGTGATAagctgacaactttcgaacaataccttcattcacagatgtcaaaagcatagaaaacttgtgtaaacttgggtttctataaaacttagcaggaataaactggcatcgcaaatcacgaagtgcggggcaacaaagcacaaaataaaactcatcTTCTTTACTTTCCCTGGAAAAAAGgggcataacaacatatccgcatcgtatctcttatatcgattaacgtgcacaaatagttctgttattccacctcggaatcttgccataataagagagagagagagagagagagagagagagagagagagagagagagagagagagagagagagggtgcacctTATTGAGCTTTAGTATGGAGCATTTAACTGAGTATACGGTCATAGGCTATATAAGTTTAGCTCTGAACGTGATAGCCTTGGCCCGTATACTCAGTTAAATGCTCCATACAAAGCTCAATAaggtgcaccgagagagagagagagagagagagagagagagagagagagagagagagagagagagagagagagagagagctttctgaacaagaaagaagcaactgaaaagaaataagaaaatcatcgatcgatcaagattctttaaagTCAGCCGGTTTGGTCACAAGAATTACAgttttcctttcatgataaCTTCTTAGCTCCGTGTAATTGACAACCCATTTCAGTTTCGATGTGCTGGGACGACACCAAATTGACAaaatgccttagttaccgatttaaccgggaactatttcgttaaacgatttattcctgacatattttctcaggcttaactgaccatgtattcagtatgtatttgtatttgattaaaacacacaaaaataacgacggttaggtcgtgaaaagagactgacttgaatcatgtttgcataactacagcgatcCAGCGAATATTGCCCAAGAAAAtgtgatttaattttaatctataccatttctgcggtgtttttatggtcatttaaaaaggatgttcacaaacaaacatattttttcatccagtcactttttgcagcactgtcagccggacagaacagacagtatgttaatataaccgtgatataaacacagccgacagcagccgcgAAACGCGAGTttccttgtgcggcagggtGTGGTTCTTTTCCCGCGCTGGGCTGGCCGGTCTCAAtttcgcaccgcagcgcaaagaaggatgacgcgtctctgtatactctatagtctctgaccGGACTATCAAATTGCACTTCAATTTCTAATCGGCTTTAAATTGATTAATAACTTTGTTAATTTATGCGTGCTTTCGTCGTTTTTGTGTGGGGCACTTATTTTACTGTCCTTTTGGTGATCTTTTGTGGAAAGGATCAACATCTGAAACAGGAAGAGTATCATATTTCTGCCATTTGTGCTGTTTTGCTCTTTTGGGGGTCTTATTTGCCGTGTTTTTGGACAACCTTGCATGACAATGGTCTATAAAATAGCCGCGTGTTTATTTTGTGATTTCTGGAAGTCTCCAGTCTGGAAACAGTAGGCTATCACAAACAACGCTGTGTGATTTACCACAAAACAATATCGTGCGGGGTTTCTAAGTGGAACAGTGTAATATTTCTGTCctatattattttttattttttatgagaACTAGAACGCTTGAGCGCGTGTTTTTGGTGCACTCTGGATATGGTTGACGTGGAAAAAATGTCCAGCTTGGAAAACAGGATCATAAACAACACTGTGCGTTTTTTGCGTGTGACATCTGCCAGTGGAAGGAGGGAGGTGGGCCGGGTGGGAGTGGGGAGGGTGAAGATGGGGACGGGGTATCCGTATCCGGGTCCGTTTTCTGTTGTTCTTGGGTATTTTTCTCTTCTTGTCGTATTGATCTTGTTTGCCGCAACTCCGCAtgcatttattcatttatttatacGATGCTTACGTACATGGACATTCAACATAAAGAATAAAATGCgttaatttattcatttattcgtgggttttttttttttgttttgtttggggggggggtgtttttgGTTAGTCTGAGGAAACTgtcacgcacgtacacacgtacacaaccGCGCATGGAGACAGCCACGCACGCTGGCACGCTCACGAGGTTATTTTCTCTTCAACGTCTCTTAAACAAGGATCGAGCTTCATGTTCGCACAATTTTAATCTTGATTTTTAGTGTTGCACCAGTGTTTGACATCGCGGTATCGAGTTCAtgtgaacttttttttctccggaGAGTGCTTTATGTTCCTTTTTGGATGTGTGCCTTGGGGAAATCTTTCTGGTTTAACACAGCAAATAGAATCGCTGTTTATTTAGcttgagtttaaaaaaaaatatattgaaTGAAACTACATGACATTGTACACTCTTATttttctgtgggttttttttgccaATTTTTCGCGCATATTTACGGGGTTTTTCTTCTcgagtttgtttgttgttgttgttgttgttgttgttgttgttgttgttgttgctgttgttgttgttgttgttgttgttgatgttgttgtttttgttgttgttgttgttgttgttgttgttcttcttcttcttcttcttcttcttcttcttcgtctttttcTTGGTTCTTATTCttggttgctgttgttgttgtaggttaaGTAAGTCAGAACGTTTGGCTGACTATGAATATTTTATTATTGAATATTGGAAGTGGCTGAAATTTAAACTTTTTAAAACTTTATCCCAAATGCAAGGATTTTTGTTTAGGGTTTATACAAAGTTTATCGAGAAATTATGGAAGAAATAGCTCCGAATTTTGGAAAATGATGCAAGAATGTTTTTAAAAGACTTCGTGTAaagttgtatgtatatattaacAACTTATGGGGCAGATTATAGCTCCTATATTTCTCGAGTTTCTTTATTGAGAAAGTGTACAGCAGCTTATTCATGAGCTCAGATTGGCACTGCAACAGCAGTCGTAGAATCAGAAAGAGGTGTCGACTGTGGCATGAAAAATGGGTCTCTTTTACATCTGGACGGATTTCACTGGGCCACAAAGCTGCCTTTCTGTTTTTGAAAATAAtaacagaacaaaaacaagctTTCAGTCTTGCATGCCTTCTCCACCTGAGTTAAATTGGCTTGAATAGTTTTTTTCATCCACGTCAGAGGCGAAAAGAAGGGGgatcttattcttcttcttcttcttcttcttcttcttcttcttcttcttcttcttcttcttcttcgttcgtggacTACGaatcccacgtacactcgtaggCACGAGCAGGCTGTTTCGTGTATGGTCGTTTTTTCCCAGCCATTTAGGGGAAGGGAAATAATTCTTATTGAAATTGACATTGTCTACAACATTCACACGAAACAGAAAGCGGAATTCGGACGACAAGGGGACAGAACTGACGAGCTGCAAGAAAATGAGTGTAAGAGTTTCAGAACTTGTAAACACGTTGTTCTTTGCAACAGCGCGTCACTGTCAACGAACATTAGCCAAAACGTCGACAATACAGCACGCGATCGTAGGACAATGCGGCATGACAGGGCAAAGACAATCTTTtgtggtaatgttgaacttcagcgttgtaaattcatagctcacaatCCAATGGCAATtttgacttatttttgatacaagacCCTTTAATCAAACCAAAGAATATCGTGAAATTAATGGATGGAATGAGCTCCAACATCAAGCAAAATTGTATCGATTTGGCCATTTGATCGAAGAAAATGACGAGAAAATGCATTCGTAGCATCGacagagttgcttcccttcttACGAAAAATGGCTGTGCCGATGTTTTCCTTTTAAAACCCGTGTAATTGAAAGGCAtctgtacagttcattccgttACTTCAAAGGTATTTAAAATGACTCATTATGCTAACAAGAGCAGGTTCTGCAAAATTGAAGGATTAAATTGAAGTGGattgtgagctatgaatttgcaacactaaagttcaacattatcATAAAGGAAATCTTCGGAgagcggtttgtttgtttgtttgtttgcttaacgcccagccgaccacgaagggccatatcagggcggtgctgctttgacaatacagtggtcgccgcttaataaagccacatcgggaccgacgaaaaatggctttaatatgcggcggatttattaaccggcggtccaggaatacgtcattttcgagaaaaaaaatcttctcttttgtttacgtcactcagtcactttctttcgtcatttacacttgtttgaatctaaacaaaacttcacgaaggatgttgaacttttgtattaattatgtacatacatgtacgtttactttgatcacttcggtacatcaataatttcactgtcaccgtcacgaatcattacacggcagagaagaacgattttatgagtgtttgtttgttggtcgtcttccacatcagttCTCTCACTGAGTCTGCGAATGGTTCAAATTCTTCCATGCGGTAACCACGACTTTCCAGACCAGATCGAAGGCGGGTCATTATTTGCCTCATCTCTGTGTTTGAAGGCGGTGGGGGTGGCATCTCTTCATCCTCctcgtcatcttcatcatcacctGTCAAGTCCGATAGCCCGGCTTCCACATTCGCACGTTCACGCAAATCAGTGACGATGGTGTGAAAATAAATAGGCCTATGACTTGAGCGATTACAAGAACAAgctaatgtgagttttagtcacaaactacgtgatttctctgagaaaactggctttaataagcggcgggttggttttattaaccggctttttctaatacataagatagagtgataaatccggaccgtctgaaatcggcttttataagcggctggctctattaaccacggttttattaagcggcgaccactgtatataacgtgcgccacacacaagacagaagtcgcagcacaggcttcatgtctcacccagtcacattattctgacaccggaccaaccagtcctagcactaaccccataatgccagacgccaggcggagcagccactaaattgccaattttaaagtcttaggtatgacccggccagggttcaaacccacgacctcccgatcacggggcggacgccttaccactagaccaaccgtgccggtcggaGAGCGGTCAGATGAAAGCTAACTCTAAAAGACGCGTGTaatcctttttacattcagtcaagttttgactaaatgttttaacatagagggggaatcgagacgagggtcgtggtgtatgtgtgtgtgtgtgtgtgtgtgtgtgtgtgtgtgtgtgtgtgtgtgtgtgtctgtgcgtgtgtgtgtgtagagcgattcagaccaaactactggaccgatctttatgaaattgtacatgagagttcctgggaatgatatccccggatttttttgattttttcgataaatacctttgatgacgtcatatccggctttttgtaaaagttgaggcggcactgtcacaccctcatttttcaatcaaattgattgaaaatttggccaagcaatcttcgacgaaggccggaattcggtattgcatttcagcttggtggcttaaaaattgattgatgactttggtcattaaaaatctgaaaattgtaaaaaaaacaaaaatgtataaaacgatccaaatttacgttcatcttatttttcatcattttctgattccaaaaacatataaatatgttatatttggattaaaaacaagctctgaaaattaaaaatataaaaattatgatcacaattaaattttccaaatcaatttaaaaacactttcatcttattccttgtcggttcctgattccaaaaacatgtagatatgatatgtttggattaaaaacacgctcagaaagttaaaacgaagagaggtacagaaaagcgtgctatccttctcagcgcaactactaccccactcttcttgtcaatttcactgcctttgccacgagcggtggactgacgatgctacaagtatacggtcttgctgaaaaattgcagtgcgttcagtttcattctgtgagttcgacagcttgactaaatgttgtattttcgccttacgcgNNNNNNNNNNNNNNNNNNNNNNNNNNNNNNNNNNNNNNNNNNNNNNNNNNNNNNNNNNNNNNNNNNNNNNNNNNNNNNNNNNNNNNNNNNNNNNNNNNNNNNNNNNNNNNNNNNNNNNNNNNNNNNNNNNNNNNNNNNNNNNNNNNNNNNNNNNNNNNNNNNNNNNNNNNNNNNNNNNNNNNNNNNNNNNNNNNNNNNNNatttcactgcctttgccacgagcggtggactgacgatgctacaagtatacggtcttgctgaaaaattgcagtgcgttcagtttcattctgtgagttcgacagcttgactaaatgttgtattttcgccttacgcgacttgttcttttatcTCTTATCCCCTCTTTTTTCccgtattcttttttttcttttcattttttcagaCTGATTCTTTGTCATTAAGGGGTAGCCTTCAACCGCGTTTCACGATCTGTTGGCTCCTCCATTTTTGATACACAGACTCGCGTTCACAGGGGCGAGGGGGTAAGGGGAAAAGTATCGATCCGGAGAATTAGCGCTGATGTAATTCCAACTTGCCCGAGTTCGCTGTGAGACTCGACGCCATCtttaacaagaaaaatgttcattcaaaatgaacagcgtcgatgcaatgtccaccaaagatttattttgggaagtgttaaaaggttagggtcaaaagtcaatgaattgcatgttgtgctggatatataaattgtttatttcagtcaatgcttgctatgaattgatcaaacagccacaagaaaaaacaagtcgcgtaaggcgaaattactacatttagtcaagctgtggaactcacagaatgaaactgaacgtagtccgccactagtgcaaaaggcagtgaaagtgacgagcctgtttggcgcggtaacggttgcgctgtgcttcatagcacgctttactgtacctctcttcgttttaactttctgagcgtgtttttaatccaaacatatcatatctatatgtttttggaatcaggaaccgacaaggaataagatgaaatagtttttaaaacgatttcggaaatttaattttgatcataatttttatatttttaattttcagagcttgtttttaatccaaatataacatatttatatgtttttggaatcagaaaggatgaagaataagatgaacgtaaatttggatcgttttataatttatttattttttttacaattttcagatttttaatgaccaaagtcattaattaatttttaagccaccaaactgaaatgcaatacggaagtccggccttcgtcgaagattgcttggccaaaatttcaatcaatttgattgaaaaatgagggtgtgacagtgcagcctcaacttgtacaaaaaagccggatatgacgtcataaaagacgtttataaaaaaaaaaccaaaaaaaaaccgtcctggaatatcattcccaggaagtctcatgtcaaatttcataaagatcggtccagtagtttagtctgaatcgttctacacacacacacagacagacagaca
This Littorina saxatilis isolate snail1 linkage group LG17, US_GU_Lsax_2.0, whole genome shotgun sequence DNA region includes the following protein-coding sequences:
- the LOC138951855 gene encoding uncharacterized protein, encoding MREKRGTGRRKRVTGDGIMPVDWNSFLRVDQNKQELFSFLGQKVIELDTDKLVITTQGPIVLSNRPLDAQTKLSPCSHEEADTRLIVHLSDAANNHRRILIRTVDTDVVVLAIAAAARHPGLEVWIAVGVGQNYRYISAHDIASMLGPEKASCLPLFHSFSGCDTVSSFSSIGKKTAWDVWYLFPDISEAFQSLSEAPTEISAYDRALLERYVVLLYDRTSNFPDVNSARGHLFAKVGSQIDNIPPTSEALLQHARRAVYQGGHIWGQAEVATPSLPNPGDWGWQFVNGAWQPFWTALDEASKTCRELWKCGCKKGCKSMRCRCRKAVLKCTALCKCTCVPAC